Genomic segment of Polycladomyces abyssicola:
TGAATCACCTTTCGCTCCATTGGCGTCATCGGTTCCAACGCCACGGCTTTGCCCGTTCTCAACACCTGTTTGGCAATGCGATCAGCCAGATGTTGGAGGGATTCCTCCCGCCGCTTACGATACCCCTGTGCATCCAGTTGAATACGGGTATAACCCGAGTGATGTCGGTTGGCCACGATATTGACCAGATATTGCAACGCATCCAGCGTCTGACCGTGACGCCCGATCACCATTCCCAGATCGTCGCCGCGAATGTCGATCACCACCGGACGGGAATCGGTCCGCACCTCCAACGTGGCGGACACTCCCATCGTCGCGAGGACATTTTCAAGGAATTGCACGGCATCATCAACGGGCGTGGTGACAAACTCCGCTTCCACTTTGGCGGGGCGCACGCCGAACAAACCGAAGAAACCTCGGCTGGGCTCCTCCAGTACGGTTACGCGGATCTTGTCTCGCGAGGTATTCAATTGGCGCAACGCTTCCTCAATCGCCGCCTCCACCGTCTTCGCCGTCACAATTACCTTTTTCAACGGGCCGTACCCTCCCGCTTCACTTTATATTTATCTCCGATGAAGTAATACTGCACCATGGTGAACAAGTTGCTGTAAACCCAGTACAACGCCAATGCCGACGGGAAGCTGAGCGCCAGCACGAAGATCATGACCGGCATCACGAACAGGAAGACGCGGGCTTGCGGGTTGTTGCTCATGCCCATCAGGATCGATTGCAGATAGGTGGTCACCCCGGCCAGCACCGG
This window contains:
- the jag gene encoding RNA-binding cell elongation regulator Jag/EloR translates to MKKVIVTAKTVEAAIEEALRQLNTSRDKIRVTVLEEPSRGFFGLFGVRPAKVEAEFVTTPVDDAVQFLENVLATMGVSATLEVRTDSRPVVIDIRGDDLGMVIGRHGQTLDALQYLVNIVANRHHSGYTRIQLDAQGYRKRREESLQHLADRIAKQVLRTGKAVALEPMTPMERKVIHTHIQKYDRLTTYSEGEEPRRRVVVALATKA